agaacctttaaatggatggttctttatcCCCTTATACTCCATTACTTTTATTACATCCCAGGTATTACTAATCTGTAACTACTTATTGTTCCATCAAAGGGAAGATTTGGTTTTCCAGGATATTCCAggccttaaaaatgaaatttcatTAGACTCAATGGTTTCTTGTACAAATTCCACGATTCTTATGATATGCTACAGATGCTATATTTGGTTCTGAATGAGGTTTATTCATTAACTTTGTATCTTTGTATCTTCTGCGTCGGctagctgatggtttggagTCCGACTTTGAGCTGTCTGGGCCTGTGCTGACTCACCTGGAGCAGGTGTCCTCCGTGTCTGCCCAGCTGCCACGGGCGAACGGAGGTGAGAACGGCACAGCAGTGAGCCCAGAGATCAGAAGAGGGTCAGGGTCCGGGCGCTGGAGAGATGTGGATGGATACAGCGTGTCCCGCTCATCCAGTACGGCCTACCTGTATTCTTCCCGCTCTTACTCAGGGTCTCGCCGGATCTTCTGGGCCAGAGACCCTCGGCATGAGCTCTTCCTGGACGCCTTCATGTTCTGGCTGGACACGGTGGAGATGGTGAGGGTGGGGGGGATTGAGGAAGTCTTCTACTCAGGCTGGATCTTCCCCGTTTACATCCTGGCCTTTATCTCCACACTGCGCCTGGTGGTTGCTCCTAACAGTCCTCTACTGACTTCGTTGGGGGTCCTGTCCCAGGAccttcccttcctgattgtGCGGATTAGCCTGGTTGGGGTCTTTGGTTACGTGACCCCGCTGCTGTATGTGATGAAGAATCTGCTTGTGTGCCTGACATTTGTGTACTTTCTGCTCCTGACCAAGCTGAAGGTGCTCAACAGAGGGAGCATGTTCTGAGGCCTTGGAGAAGCTAGGCTATGGACTGCCCTTTATGAGGGGAGGCCTTAAATGGATTATACCGATTGTGTGCACTGAAAACATTCCTTCTCTTGATTAATACTGTATCTGCGAAGAAGATCATGTGAAGCAAGTACTCAAGTGATGCAAGTCCACACGTGCTGCATGGAGCCACTCTTGAAGCAACCAAAGAGGTtatgaaatattattttctATGAACTCTAAACCCTTTCGCCTCAAGATCCTGTATttaaacactaaactaaacttcCTCACTGTCATAACTCATTTGTGTAGGTCCTAAAAccgaaccctgtgggactccataaGGTACGCTAAACCAAATAGTTCCTAAATTATTCACATtcgtttctgcattaggattcaACATAAGCTTCAAGGGGTACCTTCAAGCACCTTCTCACAAACTGACTACATTGCAAAATAACTTAGAGTATGAGCTGCAGTAATTCAGAACTCCCCGTTGAGCCTTTCGGCAGTGTTGTGGGCTTAATTCAGTGAAACACTGACAAAGGGAGGTGCCTACCCGAGGAGccctgtgaagagcttgcaGTGTAGTTGGATGGTTGGAATATGGGTGAAGGGAATGGGCTGGGCCTTAGGCGTAACCCCAGTTATTAGGTGCATGACCATGTCATAGTTTCCTGTAGTATTTCACATGTCAAAATGTtctgaaatataaaaaatgacatAATTCCCATAATTTTCTTATTTCCactcaaaacacaacaagaGGTGCTTTGATATACGACTGTATGAGATTTCTGAGAGGCTATGCAGGGCAGGTGTGCAAAGATTTAATTATATACATTGCTACAGTGTGAAAGCAGTGGGGTAAAGGTTTTTAAGGGCTTGTTAAAACTAAAGGCCCTTCAAAACTAAAGACAAAGAATTCATACACCAAACACGTCTTATTCATCCGCATTTGGGGTggtgggatgaggtggtggtggggttgTGTGAATTTTCATTTTGCACTAAGCTATCACTTTAAACCCCGCCTGATATTCTAAGCAAGAGTCCACCTCAGCATGGATAGATGGGTTTCTGAAACAAAGatacactgaataattaaaGCATCGCTGCGAGACACTGATTCTTTCACCTTCTTTGTATGATGAAGGAGAAAATGCgatgagcccccccccccatgtttCTATGAGTTTTACAAAGAGTATGGTGTAAATATTAATAGCTAATATAGAATACCTGCTTTGCATTGCCACAGAGGAGCTTGCAGATTTCAAGGTTGTGTATTCAAGCCAATGTTAATGCCTTCTTCAGGGGAGTCTAATCTATAAGTTAAATTATACTTTCAGTTGAACTGCAACACTTTTAATTGTGATAATGTGAATATTAATTTATGTGGGGATCAGTTGTTTAGCTACTGTATGTACACTTGTGTGCTCATGTCTAGCTGTTGTTCCATATGTAAAGCAGTTTTTATGTTGGTGCCATGAAGTGATGTAGGGAAGAGCGGGgcacaaacctttttttttactaaataattaaaaaagcacaaaaaaaaaaaaaatggcaaaattaaTAATTGAGATATTTTTATACACGCAACATGAATATTCTGCTATTCTCTATCATAGCATATGATCTATAATATCGCCTATCTACCCCAAAGTGTGCTTAATGTGTGACAGATAGAGGGGCTAGTTAAAACAGTCATGAAAAAAGTGTGTGAGAAATAAATGTGTGAGAAGAACCCCTCCCTCCAACTACATGCCGAATACTGAAACCACATTATGCTGCATAATGTAAAGGCCTGAGCTTGTACcttgtaaataaaatatacttcCTTTACAGATTGTTTTTTGTGCCAAGTGCCAAGAAAAGCAAGTTGAAGCACAAAGCCTGTAATATGTTAGTAATTATAATCAAACTGTATAATACAGCTATTGAAAAGGGACATTAATCTACAGGATAAGTGAGGACTGGATCCAGCTATTTGGGAATCCTAGCAGGAATTTAATTTAGGGCCTGCCTAAATGTCACCATTTTTTGGAAGAGTTCAAAATATATGAAGAATGGGCTCCGAGAGGCTAAGCCGACCAAGACGCTGACAATAAGGCCCAAGGATCGCAAGCcaaaaagagcacaattggccgcaCTCTctgtgggtgggtagatggcactctctccccttgTCACTCCCATTGCGAcattggtcagcacaggcatctgttggctgatgaatcagagctgggtatctggagctttcctcagagcgcattggctgcctagtgatgctgcatcaaccgtagttggaaaagaggtggcTTTACTTTACATATactggaggaggcatgtgcttgtcctccCCTTCTGAGTTTCGGGAGCATTGGAAGTGATAGCATAGCCTATTACCCACTCACTAGGACAAATCAAGATACAGGCAGAACCAAGGAcagaaacattaacattagcatttaGTCAAATAATCAGAGATCATACAGTTATGaacatattaaattaaattgtcaTGTAGTTTTAACTACAAtgcttataataaaaaaattaatttcatcaatttcttttgtttttttggctttACGGGGTTAAATCAGTTCAGCATGTATTGTCTGAGAACATCCATATTGAACAAAAATGAGTATTAATTTGTGTATTGTACCAACAGCAGTACAGATCCTGACACACTTGTACTCTTGGCTGTGAGATTCGCAGACGTCTGTTGCTGATCCACAGTGTTCTGCCAGGACTCATCTAAAATACTCACACCCGCCAGCGACACTCTGTCTTCCTCCCAGGAACTGATTGACTGTGAATTGATATGCAGAAGTTACAaaagagtgtgtatagtgcataTATCACAAACtactacatatacacacttcATACCACCACTTCgtgagactgtagctcatctgtaGATGCACAAAGTGTGTTAGCTGTCCTCTAGCCCTATATCAGCAGTCAGTGTCTggccacagagctgctcttggctGGATACTATTTGGACGGCGGACCCACTCTTAACCCAGCGGTGACGCTGACGCGTGTGAAAAATTCCAGCGATACCAGCACCACatatgtcagtgtcactgctgtgcctgATAACACCACCCAAACGGCAACAgcggtcctgtggtcagaagctGAGCAGTTAGGGTGATAAATCATGCACACCCCAAATGAGCTGCAGTAGAGCTACAGAAGGTTTGTAGAATTCACAAAGCAGCCAAGGAGTGAAAGATATCATCTACAAATAGCTGCTCAGTGTCTCTCGCACATATTCATTCCTTATATACAAATACAGTGTTTGTACAAAGGTTGAAACTCTGTCTAATTAGTCAGTTCAGCTAATTCGTCG
This portion of the Salminus brasiliensis chromosome 9, fSalBra1.hap2, whole genome shotgun sequence genome encodes:
- the tmem236 gene encoding transmembrane protein 236, with the translated sequence MPSMRTVKLVVYEVLQFACLCVPIFVVLERFASLMRAVRNNDTTAYWLVVAVSIAYVTTVTLFVWVPLKFFILKSRRFFTDITNWRPVTLAYVLLSTLPCFAILLASSKVQVDTGKLYDLFTELPVSLVLFALICVDIVERIRPYRLRGQADGLESDFELSGPVLTHLEQVSSVSAQLPRANGGENGTAVSPEIRRGSGSGRWRDVDGYSVSRSSSTAYLYSSRSYSGSRRIFWARDPRHELFLDAFMFWLDTVEMVRVGGIEEVFYSGWIFPVYILAFISTLRLVVAPNSPLLTSLGVLSQDLPFLIVRISLVGVFGYVTPLLYVMKNLLVCLTFVYFLLLTKLKVLNRGSMF